One segment of Solanum stenotomum isolate F172 chromosome 1, ASM1918654v1, whole genome shotgun sequence DNA contains the following:
- the LOC125853389 gene encoding uncharacterized protein LOC125853389, translating to MDKSWIGMPRNTSEYLLGLNQFLDFEFNNGSIGDKYECPCPKCGFGKWQTRNIVFDHLINKPFPKNYVTWVMHGEMNVLPNSRNTETTQATPPTENPIELLVNEAFGGLRHEGVDVGPSPVVEEEETLHDTPAINKKNLFELLKDGSQELYEGSKYSKLEFLLKLYHIKCLSGLSDKRMTMILDLLRDAFKFAKIPDSFYEAKKTINKLSLDCIKIDACPNDCMLYWEDDVNVETCKYCHTSRWKPKKKSNTDHTPTTRKKKKKKQKKNPAKILRYFPLKPRLQRLFMCSKIAKHMKWHAEDDNKDGTLRHPRDSEAWKKFGLASDGFNPFGTMSTSHSIWPVILVPYNLPPWLCMKQPNFILSMIIPGPRAPRNNIDVYLQPFIKELKELWSDGVDTFDSSKNEMFRMRAALMWTVSDFPGLDSLSGWNTHTGLACPSCNFDAEPCRLPYSRKWCFIGHRQFLSRNHKFRMMRHHFDGTVEERTPPKKLSGSDIFQQVKDINVTFGRPTELNRKRKRNKQTNDDEGGTQQWRKKSIFFDLPYWESNLLRHNLDVMHIEKNVFDNIIYTLLNDKEKSKDHIKARKDLQDMGIWHDLWPDENGECRLGAFTIPKKKKLTFLKTLKNIVVPDGYATNISCCIDLDKKKIFGLKSHDCHILMQQLLPIAIRNVLPNQVVATLVEFSSSFRQLCMKSLTISNLEKLQNQIVETLSHLEILFPPSFFTVMIHLTVYLVDEVKQGGPVHYRWMYFVERLLGHFKSLVRNKSQSEGSIAEGHKVEEVLTLYSRYFDEIESRLNRPKRVNDEPNHNEASGKSSIFPQQDRCARQEDLPYYGKLEEIIELNYYGRFRVILFKCLWADTTRNRGYKPDAWKFNCVNFSKLIHTGDREDHDPYIEASQANMVYYVDDETDKEWSIVVHLKPRDLFEMGEVDEEDLYKNEPYQQQEFGQFFDDDYENIQIAIDENMNE from the exons ATGGATAAATCTTGGATTGGAATGCCAAGAAACACATCGGAGTATTTGCTTGGTTTGAATCAATTTCTAGATTTTGAATTTAACAATGGATCTATAGGAGATAAATATGAATGTCCATGTCCTAAATGTGGTTTTGGAAAGTGGCAAACTAGAAATATAGTGTTTGACCATTTGATCAACAAGCCGTTCCCAAAGAATTATGTCACTTGGGTTATGCATGGAGAAATGAATGTGCTTCCTAATTCGAGAAACACAGAGACCACTCAAGCTACACCACCCACTGAAAATCCAATAGAATTATTGGTTAATGAAGCATTCGGGGGCTTAAGGCATGAGGGTGTTGATGTAGGTCCATCACCGGTcgtggaagaagaagaaacgtTACATGATACGCCTgctataaataagaaaaatttattTGAGTTGCTTAAAGATGGAAGTCAAGAATTGTATGAAGGCTCCAAGTACTCAAAGTTGGAATTTTTGTTAAAGCTTTATCACATTAAGTGTTTGTCTGGATTAAGTGATAAGAGAATGACTATGATCCTAGATCTACTTAGGGATGCATTTAAATTTGCTAAGATCCCTGATTCTTTTTATGAGGCAAAGAAAACCATAAATAAGTTGAGTCTTGATTGTATCAAAATAGATGCTTGTCCAAATGATTGCATGTTGTATTGGGAAGATGATGTTAATGTCGAGACATGCAAGTATTGTCACACTTCTAGATGGAAGCCAAAGAAGAAGAGCAATACAGATCATACACCGACCACAcgtaagaagaaaaagaagaagcaaaagaagAACCCTGCAAAAATTTTGCGATACTTTCCCTTAAAACCAAGATTGCAAAGATTGTTCATGTGTTCTAAAATTGCAAAGCATATGAAATGGCATGCAGAGGATGATAACAAAGATGGAACCCTACGACATCCTAGAGATAGTGAGGCGTGGAAGAAGTTTG GCCTAGCTAGTGATGGTTTCAATCCTTTTGGTACAATGAGTACTAGTCATAGCATTTGGCCTGTTATTTTGGTTCCATACAACCTTCCTCCATGGTTGTGTATGAAACAACCAAATTTCATCCTCTCAATGATTATTCCAGGTCCACGTGCACCAAGAAATAACATAGATGTATACCTCCAACCCTTtattaaggagttgaaagagttgtgGAGTGATGGTGTTGACACTTTTGACTCATCAAAGAATGAAATGTTTAGAATGCGAGCGGCTCTTATGTGGACAGTTAGTGACTTTCCTGGACTTGATAGCTTATCTGGTTGGAACACACATACTGGTCTTGCATGTCCCTCGTGTAATTTTGACGCAGAACCTTGTCGACTTCCTTATAGTAGAAAGTGGTGTTTTATTGGCCATCGTCAATTTTTATCTAGAAATCACAAATTTAGAATGATGAGGCATCATTTTGATGGAACTGTGGAAGAGAGGACCCCTCCAAAGAAGTTATCAGGATCAGATATTTTTCAACAAGTGAAAGATATCAATGTCACATTTGGAAGACCGACAGAGTTGAATCGTAAAAGAAAACGAAACAAGCAAACAAATGATGATGAAGGTGGAACTCaacaatggagaaaaaaaagcATCTTCTTTGATCTTCCATATTGGGAGTCTAATTTGTTGCGCCACAATTTAGATGTTATGCATATTGAAAAGAATGTGTTTGACAACATCATATATACCTTGctaaatgataaagaaaaatcaaaggaTCATATTAAGGCTCGAAAAGATCTACAAGACATGGGTATATGGCACGATCTATGGCCGGATGAGAATGGTGAATGTCGGCTTGGTGCATTTACAattccaaagaagaagaaattgacCTTCCTCAAGACTTTAAAGAATATCGTAGTGCCAGATGGTTATGCAACTAATATATCTTGTTGCATtgatttggataaaaaaaaaatctttggaTTAAAGAGTCATGATTGTCATATCCTCATGCAACAGTTGTTACCGATAGCAATTCGCAATGTTCTTCCAAATCAGGTCGTTGCAACTCTGGTAGagttttcttcctcttttagGCAACTTTGTATGAAGAGCTTAACCATCTCTAACCTGGAAAAGCTACAAAATCAAATTGTAGAAACCTTAAGTCATCTAGAGATATTATTTCCCCCTTCATTTTTTACTGTAATGATTcatctgactgtctatctaGTTGATGAAGTAAAACAAGGTGGGCCTGTACATTATCGCTGGATGTATTTTGTTGAAAG ATTGTTAGGTCATTTTAAGTCTCTCGTACGAAATAAATCTCAATCAGAAGGCTCAATAGCTGAGGGGCATAAGGTTGAAGAAGTTCTAACTCTTTACTCTCGTTATTTTGACGAAATTGAGTCAAGGTTGAATCGACCTAAACGTGTAAACGATGAACCAAATCATAATGAAGCTTCTGGAAAGTCATCTATATTTCCACAACAAG ATAGGTGTGCAAGACAAGAAGACTTGCCATATTATGGAAAGTTAGAAGAGATTATAGAGCTTAATTATTATGGCAGGTTCAGAGTTATTCTTTTCAAGTGTCTATGGGCTGATACTACTCGAAATAGAGGGTACAAACCAGATGCTTGGAAGTTTAACTGTGtcaatttttctaaattgatTCACACTGGTGATCGCGAGGATCATGATCCATATATTGAAGCATCACAAGCAAATATGGTCTACTATGTTGATGATGAAACTGATAAAGAATGGAGTATCGTTGTACATCTAAAGCCAAGAGATTTGTTTGAAATGGGAGAGGTTGATGAAGAGGATCTATACAAGAATGAGCCATACCAACAACAAGAATTTGGACAATTTTTTGATGATGACTACGAGAATATCCAAATTGCAATAGATGAgaatatgaatgaatga